A single region of the Gasterosteus aculeatus chromosome 1, fGasAcu3.hap1.1, whole genome shotgun sequence genome encodes:
- the foxl2a gene encoding forkhead box protein L2a translates to MSPSEPQNKALSPCAVLEYSFDSAVRPEVPQRNHCPLHTELTSALHAFAFNSSFWTLGFVLTRAMMATYQNPEDDAMTLMIHDSNAAKEKERPKEEPVQEKVPEKADPSQKPPYSYVALIAMAIRESSEKRLTLSGIYQYIITKFPFYEKNKKGWQNSIRHNLSLNECFIKVPREGGGERKGNYWTLDAACEDMFEKGNYRRRRRMKRPFRPPPTHFQPGKSLFGGDGYGYLPPPKYLQSSFMNNSWSLGQPPAPMPYTSCQMGGGNVSPVNVKGLSAPPSYNPYSRVQSMALPGMVNSYNGMGHHHHPAHPHHSQQLSPATAAPPPVSSGNGAGLQFACSRQPAELSMMHCSYWEHETKHSALHTRIDI, encoded by the coding sequence ATGTCACCGTCTGAGCCGCAAAATAAAGCGCTCTCGCCGTGCGCAGTTTTGGAATACAGCTTTGACTCCGCGGTGCGTCCCGAGGTTCCGCAACGCAATCATTGCCCGCTGCACACCGAGCTCACCAGCGCCCTACACGCGTTTGCGTTTAACTCCTCGTTTTGGACTTTGGGCTTTGTTTTGACGCGCGCAATGATGGCCACTTACCAGAACCCGGAGGATGACGCAATGACCCTGATGATCCACGACAGCAACGCCGCGAAGGAGAAGGAGCGACCCAAAGAGGAGCCGGTGCAGGAGAAGGTCCCGGAGAAAGCGGACCCGTCCCAGAAGCCGCCGTACTCCTACGTCGCCCTCATCGCCATGGCGATCCGGGAGAGCTCCGAGAAGCGGCTCACTCTGTCCGGTATTTACCAGTACATCATCACCAAGTTCCCCTTTtacgagaaaaacaaaaagggttggcagaACAGCATCAGGCACAACCTGAGTCTCAACGAATGCTTCATTAAGGTCCCGCGGGAGGGCGGCGGGGAGAGAAAGGGCAACTACTGGACACTCGACGCGGCCTGCGAGGACATGTTCGAGAAGGGGAACTACAGGAGACGGCGCCGGATGAAGCGGCCGTTCAGACCTCCGCCGACGCACTTCCAGCCGGGCAAGTCGTTGTTCGGGGGAGACGGCTACGGCTACCTGCCCCCGCCCAAGTACCTGCAGTCCAGCTTCATGAACAACTCGTGGTCGCTAGGCCAGCCGCCCGCCCCGATGCCCTACACGTCCTGTCAGATGGGCGGCGGCAACGTGAGTCCGGTGAACGTGAAGGGGCTGTCGGCGCCGCCCTCGTACAACCCTTACTCCCGGGTGCAGAGCATGGCGCTCCCCGGCATGGTGAACTCTTACAACGGCATGGGTCACCATCACCACCCCGCGCACCCCCACCACTCCCAGCAGCTGAGCCCGGCCACGGCGGCCCCGCCTCCGGTCTCCTCCGGCAACGGAGCGGGCCTCCAGTTCGCTTGCTCCCGTCAGCCGGCGGAGCTCTCGATGATGCACTGCTCTTACTGGGAACACGAGACCAAACACTCGGCGCTACACACGAGGATTGATATTTGA